The Argentina anserina chromosome 3, drPotAnse1.1, whole genome shotgun sequence genome includes a region encoding these proteins:
- the LOC126785758 gene encoding THO complex subunit 4A: protein MDHLNMSLDDIIKTSKKPGSGNNRGGRGRAPSGPGPARRLPNRAGNRATPYGAAKAPEDTWQHDMYSDQGAAYGAPAGRASAIETGTKLYISNLDYGVSNEDIKELFAEVGDLKRYGVHYDRSGRSKGTADVVFSRRQDAMSAVKRYNNVMLDGKPMKIEIVGTNISTPGAPSAVPPPPANGVYRNPNGAPRGGQGRGGAFGRPRGGAGGGGRGPRRGRGGRGRGGRTGEKVSAEDLDAELEKYHATAETMQE from the exons ATGGATCATCTAAACATGTCCCTCGACGACATCATCAAGACCTCCAAGAAACCTGGATCCGGCAACAACCGCGGCGGCCGCGGCCGGGCTCCCTCCGGTCCCGGACCCGCCCGCCGCTTGCCCAATCGCGCCGGAAATCGTGCGACGCCTTATGGCGCCGCCAAG GCGCCGGAGGACACGTGGCAGCACGACATGTACTCGGATCAGGGAGCGGCGTACGGAGCTCCGGCTGGCAGAGCCTCCGCCATCGAAACTGGAACCAAGCTCTACATCTCTAACCTCGACTACGGCGTCTCCAATGAGGACATCAAG GAGCTGTTTGCTGAGGTTGGTGACCTGAAACGCTATGGAGTGCATTATGACAGGAGTGGCAGATCCAAG GGAACAGCAGATGTCGTCTTCTCACGAAGACAGGATGCTATGTCTGCTGTGAAAAGATACAACAATGTAATGCTTGATGGGAAGCCAATGAAGATAGAGATTGTAGGAACAAACATCTCCACACCTGGGGCACCTTCTGCTGTGCCTCCTCCCCCTGCAAATGGTGTTTACAGAAATCCAAATGGAGCTCCCCGTGG TGGACAGGGTAGAGGTGGTGCTTTTGGACGCCCTCGTGGTGGGGCTGGTGGGGGTGGTCGTGGTCCTAGAAGGGGCCGTGGTGGACGTGGAAGGGGAGGGCGTACTGGTGAAAAGGTTTCTGCTGAAGATCTTGATGCTGAGCTGGAGAAGTACCATGCTACTGCAGAAACAATGCAAGAGTAG
- the LOC126786034 gene encoding histone H2B-like — MAPKAEKKPAEKKPAEKAPAEKAPAEKKPKAGKKLPKEAGAAAGDKKKKRNKKSVETYKIYIFKVLKQVHPDIGISSKAMGIMNSFINDIFEKLAQESSRLARYNKKPTITSREIQTAVRLVLPGELAKHAVSEGTKAVTKFTSS; from the coding sequence ATGGCGCCCAAAGCAGAGAAGAAGCCCGCCGAGAAGAAGCCGGCCGAGAAGGCCCCTGCCGAGAAAGCCCCAGCAGAGAAGAAGCCCAAGGCCGGGAAGAAGCTCCCCAAGGAGGCCGGAGCGGCAGCCggagacaagaagaagaagaggaacaaGAAGAGCGTGGAGACGTACAAGATCTACATCTTCAAGGTCCTCAAGCAGGTCCATCCAGACATAGGGATCTCCAGCAAGGCCATGGGAATCATGAACAGCTTCATCAACGACATCTTCGAGAAGCTCGCCCAGGAGTCCTCCAGGCTTGCGAGGTACAACAAGAAGCCGACGATCACTTCTCGGGAGATCCAGACTGCTGTGAGGCTTGTGCTTCCTGGAGAGTTGGCCAAGCACGCTGTTTCGGAGGGGACCAAGGCTGTGACCAAGTTCACTAGCTCTTGA
- the LOC126787415 gene encoding uncharacterized protein LOC126787415 — MSPFLQAMASRWPLILYAATWTLLLTVTVAVAAFSPEIAFVTAISPSSAFSKSCGGEGLVKIPTEYPREAMCFPAHMVRRSGLDFFVPTVFAALVVAGSALVVRSLALGESGDGEGPS, encoded by the exons ATGTCCCCATTCCTTCAAG CCATGGCTTCCAGGTGGCCGCTGATTCTCTACGCAGCCACCTGGACTCTGCTCCTTACGGTGACCGTGGCCGTGGCGGCTTTCTCACCCGAGATAGCTTTCGTCACTGCCATATCTCCGTCGTCGGCCTTCTCCAAGTCGTGCGGGGGAGAGGGGCTTGTTAAGATACCGACGGAGTACCCGAGGGAGGCAATGTGTTTTCCGGCTCACATGGTCCGGCGGTCCGGCTTGGATTTCTTCGTCCCCACGGTGTTTGCCGCTCTGGTCGTTGCGGGTTCCGCTTTGGTAGTTAGGTCGTTGGCATTGGGGGAGAGTGGTGATGGTGAGGGACCTAGCTAG